One genomic segment of Ancylobacter sp. IITR112 includes these proteins:
- a CDS encoding GMC family oxidoreductase, translated as MNTDTLILGGGSAGCVLAARLSEDPQRDVMLVEAGRDVAAGAVPADVRSRYPGRAYLDTSNIWSGLTALMGETVRNAGRRPRRYEQARLLGGGSAINALMANRGAPGDYDEWEALGAAGWNWEACLPVFRALEADRDFDGPLHGADGPLVVRRIGDAAISPFVHRVMTTLQSRGHPIRPDQNGPWEDGTFRGVVAVDDEGQRQPTSLAYLTPEVRRRPNLRILTDHAATRLLFEGRRVVGAEIATAGGGRVTIAARQVVLAAGAIHSPALLLRSGIGPAEELRALGLPVVAERRGVGRNLMEHPSIAVATWLPPGARERNPGEHHEQAIWRYSSGLPGTPAGDMHAAILARSGWHAVGLRTGSLFFWVNKSYSRGFLRLASADPRIEPEVDFRMLSDERDLVRLKSALRMGAHALLDPAMEGFRDVVFPASYTPRVAKIAVPGMWNAAQRGTLAALLDMAGPLRAALIHAVVTQGITLAGLLADDDALANFVRTNVGGTWHPSGTCRMGRAEDPQAVTSPNGAVIGVDGLYVADASLMPSIPRANTNMPTLMIAERIAALLRRDG; from the coding sequence ATGAACACCGACACGCTCATTCTCGGCGGCGGCTCGGCCGGCTGCGTGCTCGCCGCGCGGCTTTCCGAAGACCCGCAGCGCGATGTCATGCTGGTGGAGGCCGGGCGCGATGTCGCCGCCGGCGCTGTGCCGGCCGATGTGCGCTCGCGCTATCCCGGCCGCGCCTATCTCGACACCTCCAATATCTGGAGCGGCCTGACCGCGCTGATGGGGGAGACGGTCCGCAATGCCGGCCGGCGGCCCCGCCGCTATGAGCAGGCCCGCCTGCTCGGCGGCGGATCGGCGATCAATGCGCTGATGGCCAATCGCGGAGCGCCCGGGGATTATGACGAATGGGAAGCGCTCGGCGCCGCCGGGTGGAACTGGGAGGCGTGCCTGCCGGTGTTTCGCGCGCTGGAGGCCGACCGCGACTTCGACGGTCCGCTGCATGGCGCGGACGGCCCGCTGGTGGTGCGCCGCATCGGCGACGCCGCCATCTCGCCCTTCGTCCACCGGGTGATGACGACGCTGCAGAGCCGCGGCCACCCGATCCGGCCGGACCAGAACGGGCCATGGGAAGACGGCACGTTTCGCGGCGTGGTGGCGGTGGACGATGAGGGCCAGCGCCAGCCGACCTCGCTCGCTTATCTGACGCCCGAGGTGCGCCGACGCCCCAATCTGCGCATTCTCACCGACCATGCCGCCACCCGCCTGCTGTTCGAGGGGCGTCGGGTCGTGGGGGCGGAGATCGCGACGGCGGGGGGCGGGCGCGTCACCATCGCGGCGCGGCAGGTGGTGCTGGCGGCAGGCGCCATCCATTCGCCCGCGCTGCTGCTGCGCTCGGGCATCGGGCCGGCAGAGGAACTGCGCGCGCTCGGCCTCCCCGTCGTCGCCGAACGGCGGGGCGTCGGCCGCAACCTGATGGAGCATCCCTCGATCGCGGTCGCCACCTGGCTGCCGCCCGGCGCGCGCGAGCGCAATCCGGGCGAGCACCATGAGCAGGCGATATGGCGCTACTCTTCGGGCCTGCCGGGAACGCCGGCCGGCGACATGCACGCGGCGATCCTCGCGCGTTCCGGCTGGCACGCGGTGGGCTTGCGCACCGGCAGCCTGTTCTTCTGGGTAAACAAGTCCTATTCGCGCGGCTTCCTGCGGCTCGCCTCGGCCGATCCCCGCATCGAGCCAGAGGTCGATTTCCGCATGCTGAGCGATGAGCGCGATCTCGTCCGGCTGAAATCGGCGCTGCGCATGGGCGCGCACGCGCTGCTCGACCCCGCAATGGAGGGTTTCCGCGACGTGGTGTTCCCGGCGAGCTACACGCCGCGCGTGGCCAAGATCGCCGTGCCGGGCATGTGGAACGCGGCGCAGCGCGGCACGCTGGCGGCGCTGCTCGACATGGCCGGTCCGCTGCGCGCGGCGCTGATCCATGCGGTGGTGACGCAGGGCATCACCCTGGCCGGGTTGCTGGCGGATGACGACGCTTTGGCCAACTTTGTACGGACGAATGTGGGCGGTACCTGGCATCCCTCCGGCACCTGCCGCATGGGCCGGGCCGAGGATCCGCAGGCGGTGACCTCGCCGAACGGCGCGGTGATCGGGGTGGATGGCCTGTACGTGGCCGATGCCTCGCTCATGCCGTCAATACCGCGTGCCAACACCAATATGCCCACCCTCATGATCGCCGAGCGCATCGCCGCCTTGCTGCGCCGCGACGGCTGA
- a CDS encoding ABC transporter permease: MPGSKLLLRLFVGLVLLWLVIPILIIVPMSFSGARFLAFPPPSWSLRWYEAYLASPAWMQATRVSLTVAVSSAVIATVMGTAAAYALNLASSRLVRSLQVVLMLPLVVPIVITAVGVFLVYAQIGLLATMTGLILANVMLGLPYVITSVLVGLRKFDPAQEMVSRSLGMNRLRTFFIVTLPQIRASVITGLLFAFISALDETVVALFISGGQYQTLTKRMFTALRDEIDPTIAAISTLLTGVSFLVVMLVALSARSEARSNAAS; encoded by the coding sequence ATGCCCGGCTCGAAGCTCCTGCTGCGCCTTTTTGTCGGCCTCGTCCTGCTGTGGCTGGTGATCCCGATCCTCATCATCGTGCCGATGTCGTTCTCCGGCGCGCGCTTCCTCGCCTTTCCGCCGCCCTCCTGGTCGCTGCGCTGGTACGAGGCCTATCTCGCCAGCCCGGCCTGGATGCAGGCGACGCGCGTGAGCCTCACCGTCGCCGTGTCGAGCGCGGTGATCGCCACGGTGATGGGGACCGCCGCGGCCTATGCGCTCAACCTCGCCAGTTCGCGTCTGGTGCGCAGCCTGCAGGTGGTGCTGATGCTGCCGCTGGTGGTGCCCATCGTGATCACCGCCGTCGGCGTGTTTCTCGTCTATGCGCAGATCGGCCTGCTGGCGACCATGACCGGCCTGATCCTGGCCAATGTCATGCTCGGCCTGCCCTATGTCATCACCTCGGTGCTGGTGGGGCTGCGCAAGTTCGATCCGGCGCAGGAGATGGTTTCGCGCAGCCTCGGCATGAACCGGCTGCGCACCTTCTTCATCGTCACCCTGCCGCAGATCCGCGCCAGCGTGATCACCGGCCTGCTGTTCGCCTTCATCTCGGCGCTGGACGAGACCGTGGTGGCGCTGTTCATCTCCGGTGGGCAGTACCAGACGCTGACCAAGCGCATGTTCACCGCGCTGCGCGACGAGATCGACCCCACCATCGCCGCCATCAGCACGCTGCTCACCGGGGTGTCGTTCCTCGTGGTCATGCTGGTCGCGCTCAGCGCCCGCAGCGAGGCGAGGTCCAACGCCGCGTCATGA
- a CDS encoding ABC transporter permease: MSTSSVNPSLAHQRRERRLVLLLLAPALAVVGGLLIVPLGWLAWQSVRQGDGFTLAHYARFLTDDVYWMTFLQTFRMAFIVTGAALILGYPVAYVAAGASRRWSLFILAMVVLPFWTSVLVRAYAWLILLQRRGLVNTALTELGLVDAPLTLVNNEFGTIVATVHILLPFMVLPLYATMQKIPPELSMAGSSLGGTPLHVFLRVFLPLSLPGVVAGMVLVFVLTLGFYITPELLGGGRTYMVSMLVSRNIEVYNEWGAASSISVVLLACVFFIFRLASFVIPFERIMGAR; encoded by the coding sequence ATGTCGACATCGTCGGTCAATCCGTCGCTCGCCCATCAGCGGCGCGAACGCCGCCTGGTCCTGCTGCTGCTGGCGCCGGCGCTGGCGGTGGTGGGCGGCCTGCTGATCGTGCCGCTCGGCTGGCTGGCCTGGCAGTCGGTGCGGCAGGGGGACGGGTTCACCCTGGCACATTATGCCCGGTTCCTTACCGATGACGTTTACTGGATGACGTTCCTGCAGACCTTCCGCATGGCCTTCATCGTGACCGGCGCGGCGCTCATTCTCGGCTACCCCGTCGCCTATGTGGCGGCGGGGGCCTCGCGGCGCTGGAGCCTCTTCATCCTGGCGATGGTGGTGCTGCCGTTCTGGACCAGCGTGCTCGTGCGCGCCTATGCCTGGCTGATCCTGCTGCAGCGGCGCGGCCTGGTGAACACCGCCTTGACCGAACTGGGGCTCGTCGACGCCCCGCTCACGCTGGTCAATAACGAGTTCGGCACCATCGTCGCGACCGTGCACATCCTGCTGCCCTTCATGGTGCTGCCGCTCTACGCCACCATGCAGAAAATACCGCCGGAACTCAGCATGGCGGGCTCAAGCCTCGGCGGCACGCCGCTGCATGTGTTCCTGCGCGTGTTCCTGCCGCTTTCCCTGCCCGGTGTCGTCGCCGGAATGGTGCTGGTGTTCGTGCTGACGCTCGGCTTCTACATCACGCCGGAACTGCTGGGCGGCGGGCGGACCTACATGGTCTCCATGCTGGTGTCGCGCAATATCGAAGTCTACAACGAATGGGGCGCGGCCTCCTCGATCAGCGTGGTCCTGCTCGCCTGCGTGTTCTTCATCTTCCGGCTCGCCAGCTTCGTGATCCCGTTCGAGCGCATCATGGGGGCACGCTGA
- a CDS encoding ABC transporter substrate-binding protein, with amino-acid sequence MRVTLSIPTIMAALLLPVAAASADQITFVSQGGAYQEAQTKAILDPVAKLLGITINQDSSPDAWPVLKTQTATGKPVWDVIDTPTKDCIRGGEQGMIEKLDFSKLPNAAEIPAGYKTAYSVPYEFYSSVLAFNSKKFGDNGPKSWADFWDVEKFPGTRALRSHPMATLEAALLADGVPADKLYPLDVERAFKKLEQIKPHITVWWTSGAQSAQLLADGEIDMEMAWNGRVTAVIKEGAPVGYTFNQGFLQETSLCILKGAPNLATAYAFVNAAISPDIQANFPAYIDYGPGNPAAYKTGKISPERAAQMPSSPENAAKQVLISVAWWSSPAGEEAQKRWASFIQK; translated from the coding sequence ATGCGCGTGACACTCTCGATCCCGACGATCATGGCGGCGCTGCTGCTGCCGGTGGCGGCCGCCTCGGCCGACCAGATCACCTTCGTCTCGCAGGGCGGCGCCTATCAGGAGGCCCAGACCAAGGCCATCCTCGATCCGGTCGCCAAGCTGCTCGGCATCACCATCAACCAGGATTCCTCGCCCGACGCCTGGCCGGTGCTGAAAACCCAGACCGCGACCGGCAAGCCGGTGTGGGATGTGATCGACACGCCGACCAAGGACTGCATCCGCGGCGGCGAGCAGGGCATGATCGAGAAGCTCGATTTCTCCAAGCTTCCCAATGCCGCCGAGATTCCCGCTGGCTACAAGACCGCCTATTCCGTGCCCTATGAGTTCTATTCCTCGGTGCTCGCCTTCAACTCGAAGAAATTTGGCGACAACGGCCCCAAGAGCTGGGCTGATTTCTGGGATGTCGAGAAGTTCCCGGGGACCCGCGCGCTGCGCAGCCATCCCATGGCGACGCTGGAGGCGGCGCTGCTGGCGGACGGCGTGCCGGCCGACAAGCTCTACCCGCTCGATGTCGAGCGCGCCTTCAAGAAGCTGGAGCAGATCAAGCCGCACATCACTGTCTGGTGGACCTCCGGCGCGCAGTCGGCGCAGCTTCTCGCCGATGGCGAAATCGACATGGAGATGGCGTGGAACGGCCGCGTGACCGCGGTGATCAAGGAAGGCGCGCCGGTCGGCTACACCTTCAACCAGGGCTTCCTGCAGGAAACCTCGCTCTGCATCCTCAAGGGCGCCCCCAATCTGGCGACGGCCTATGCCTTTGTGAACGCCGCGATCTCGCCGGACATCCAGGCCAATTTCCCCGCCTATATCGACTATGGCCCTGGCAACCCCGCCGCCTACAAGACCGGCAAGATCTCGCCGGAGCGTGCCGCGCAGATGCCGAGTTCGCCGGAGAACGCGGCGAAGCAGGTGCTGATCTCGGTGGCGTGGTGGAGTTCGCCGGCGGGCGAGGAAGCGCAGAAGCGCTGGGCATCCTTCATCCAGAAGTAA
- a CDS encoding NAD(P)/FAD-dependent oxidoreductase, whose protein sequence is MVAPTSPADIASLWQATSVARPAFGSLASDHAFDVAIIGGGYTGLSTARYLAKSGLSPVVLEAQRIGWGASGRNGGVVSGKFRIGFKDIAARHGIDTARRMHALGMEAIEHVGQLIEELGMEGADYRPSGSLRCAHNPHTLDVLKSEAAWLRETLGDRGVSMLDAGAVAEETGARGFAGGMLNHHGGVIHPLNFVRGLAAGLKAQGIALFESTPVVRVGREGAGIVAETPAGRITARQLVIATNSYSDLTPATAPVRKAIIPFRSAMIATEPLAGTPAAGLLSTGRSYTETRRMMRWFRKSGDRLLYGGRGAFGKTDTESAFAALEKAMRRQFPALAGVKVTHRWSGLVAMTLDSLPHLGRLDDRVVYALGYNGTGVALASGIGRHVAALVAGSQPDLGLLTRQPLASIPFYGLREPAVRLVAGWYQFLDAIGR, encoded by the coding sequence ATGGTCGCCCCCACATCCCCGGCGGATATTGCCTCCCTCTGGCAGGCGACCTCGGTCGCCCGGCCGGCATTTGGCAGCCTGGCGAGCGACCATGCCTTCGATGTGGCCATCATCGGCGGCGGCTATACCGGGCTTTCCACGGCGCGCTATCTCGCCAAGTCCGGGCTGTCGCCGGTGGTGCTCGAAGCGCAGCGCATCGGCTGGGGCGCCAGCGGGCGCAATGGTGGCGTGGTCTCCGGCAAGTTCCGCATCGGCTTCAAGGACATCGCGGCGCGGCACGGCATTGACACGGCGCGGCGTATGCATGCGCTCGGGATGGAGGCGATCGAACATGTCGGGCAGCTCATCGAGGAGCTTGGCATGGAGGGCGCGGACTACCGGCCCTCGGGTTCGCTGCGCTGCGCCCATAATCCGCACACGCTCGACGTGCTGAAGAGCGAGGCGGCCTGGCTGCGCGAGACCCTGGGGGATCGTGGCGTGTCGATGCTCGACGCCGGGGCGGTGGCGGAGGAAACCGGGGCACGCGGCTTCGCCGGCGGCATGCTCAACCACCATGGCGGGGTGATCCATCCGCTCAATTTCGTGCGCGGGCTGGCCGCCGGGCTGAAGGCGCAGGGCATTGCTCTCTTCGAATCCACCCCGGTCGTCCGCGTCGGGCGCGAAGGGGCGGGGATCGTGGCGGAGACGCCGGCGGGGCGCATCACCGCGCGCCAGCTTGTGATCGCCACCAACTCCTATTCCGACCTGACGCCGGCAACGGCGCCGGTGCGCAAGGCGATCATCCCGTTCCGCTCGGCGATGATCGCGACCGAACCGCTGGCGGGCACGCCGGCAGCGGGACTGCTCTCCACCGGACGCAGCTACACCGAGACGCGGCGCATGATGCGCTGGTTCCGCAAATCCGGCGACCGGCTGCTTTATGGCGGGCGCGGCGCCTTCGGCAAGACCGACACCGAATCCGCCTTCGCCGCGCTGGAAAAGGCCATGCGGCGCCAGTTTCCCGCGCTTGCCGGGGTGAAGGTGACGCATCGCTGGTCGGGGCTGGTAGCGATGACGCTCGACAGCCTGCCGCATCTCGGCCGCCTCGATGACCGTGTGGTCTATGCCTTGGGCTATAACGGCACCGGCGTCGCCCTTGCCTCCGGCATCGGCCGCCACGTCGCCGCGCTGGTGGCGGGCAGTCAGCCCGATCTCGGCCTGCTGACGCGGCAGCCTCTGGCTTCCATTCCCTTCTACGGCCTGCGCGAACCCGCCGTCCGGCTGGTCGCCGGCTGGTACCAGTTCCTCGATGCCATCGGGCGATGA
- a CDS encoding HAD-IA family hydrolase, which yields MKFTDFKVMTFDVVGTLIDFETGVLGAVRALGGPKAAAASDDEIFEPYKRGRDKFYGRSSFAMKDVYLSLATECGFNTDEATAEAFQLAVLRWPAFADSVEALRRLRKNYRLVAMTNADRTAFSAYAATLGNPFHDSVTCDETGCAKPDPRFFAFNKGRQSALGFQQSEILHVAQSQYHDIGVAKAEGYVTCWIERRQGQQGFGGTPDPKTMTTPDFHFSSLKQLADAVDAERAAARLAA from the coding sequence ATGAAGTTCACCGATTTCAAGGTCATGACCTTCGATGTCGTCGGCACGCTGATCGACTTCGAGACGGGTGTCCTGGGCGCGGTGCGGGCGCTCGGTGGCCCCAAGGCCGCTGCGGCCAGCGACGACGAGATCTTCGAACCCTATAAGCGCGGGCGCGACAAATTCTACGGGCGTTCCTCCTTCGCCATGAAGGATGTCTATCTCTCGCTCGCCACCGAATGCGGCTTCAACACGGACGAGGCCACCGCGGAGGCGTTCCAGCTCGCCGTGCTGCGCTGGCCGGCCTTCGCCGATTCCGTCGAGGCACTTCGCCGGCTCAGGAAGAACTACCGCCTCGTCGCCATGACCAATGCCGACCGCACGGCGTTTTCCGCCTATGCCGCCACGCTGGGCAATCCGTTCCATGACAGCGTGACCTGCGACGAGACGGGATGCGCCAAGCCGGATCCGCGCTTCTTCGCCTTCAACAAGGGCCGGCAGTCGGCGCTCGGCTTCCAGCAGAGCGAGATCCTGCATGTCGCGCAGAGCCAGTATCACGACATCGGCGTCGCCAAGGCCGAGGGCTATGTCACCTGCTGGATCGAGCGTCGCCAGGGCCAGCAGGGCTTTGGCGGCACGCCCGATCCGAAGACGATGACGACGCCCGACTTCCACTTCTCCTCGCTCAAGCAGCTTGCCGACGCGGTCGATGCCGAACGCGCCGCCGCCCGCCTGGCGGCCTGA
- a CDS encoding ABC transporter ATP-binding protein, whose amino-acid sequence MTRPTSSGTVGVSIRGASKFYGSFRALDEINLEVAPGEFVSILGPSGSGKTTLLGILGGFVQPTSGAIFLGERDITLEPPHKRDIGIVFQNYALFPHMNVAENVTFPLRARRMPKSEWPAKLKAALDMVELGGFGDRKIHELSGGQRQRVALARAMIFEPRLILMDEPLSALDKQLRETMQIELKHLHRKLAATMIYVTHDQREALTMSDRIAVMNRGQLVQVDTPERLHDNPADSFVAGFIGEATLLPVRRVDAHTVDLDGSRLVAARPVPDGAELLLVIHSEKLTVAAQPVPGTPNLLSGVVTETLYQGESIRLFLQLDGGARLSLRVPSNHGGRSLLKAPGERLAVTLHPDDTIVVPQAR is encoded by the coding sequence ATGACCAGGCCGACTTCTTCTGGGACGGTAGGGGTCTCGATCCGGGGCGCTTCCAAATTCTATGGGAGCTTCCGGGCGCTTGACGAGATCAATCTGGAGGTCGCGCCGGGCGAATTCGTCTCGATCCTCGGCCCGTCCGGCTCGGGCAAGACCACCCTGCTCGGCATTCTCGGCGGCTTCGTCCAGCCCACCTCGGGCGCGATCTTCCTCGGCGAGCGTGACATCACGCTTGAGCCGCCGCACAAGCGCGACATCGGCATCGTGTTCCAGAACTACGCGCTGTTCCCGCACATGAATGTCGCGGAGAATGTGACGTTTCCGCTGCGCGCGCGGCGCATGCCGAAGTCCGAATGGCCGGCGAAGCTGAAGGCGGCGCTCGACATGGTGGAGCTTGGCGGCTTCGGCGACCGCAAGATTCATGAGCTGTCCGGCGGCCAGCGCCAGCGCGTCGCGCTCGCCCGCGCCATGATCTTCGAGCCGCGCCTGATCCTGATGGACGAGCCGCTCTCCGCCCTCGACAAGCAGTTGCGCGAGACGATGCAGATCGAGCTCAAGCACCTGCACCGCAAGCTCGCCGCCACCATGATCTATGTGACGCATGACCAGCGGGAGGCTCTGACCATGAGCGACCGCATCGCCGTCATGAACAGGGGCCAGCTCGTTCAGGTCGACACGCCGGAACGGCTTCACGACAACCCGGCGGATTCGTTCGTCGCCGGCTTCATCGGCGAGGCGACACTGCTGCCGGTGCGGCGCGTCGATGCCCATACGGTCGATCTCGACGGCAGCCGCCTCGTCGCCGCGCGCCCGGTGCCGGACGGCGCGGAGCTGCTGCTGGTCATTCATTCCGAAAAGCTCACCGTGGCGGCGCAGCCGGTGCCGGGCACGCCGAACCTGCTGAGCGGTGTCGTGACCGAGACGCTCTACCAGGGCGAGAGCATCCGCCTCTTCCTCCAACTCGACGGCGGCGCGCGGCTCAGCCTGCGCGTGCCAAGCAACCATGGCGGCCGCTCGCTGCTGAAGGCGCCCGGCGAACGCCTCGCCGTCACCCTTCACCCGGACGACACCATCGTCGTGCCGCAGGCACGCTGA
- a CDS encoding LysR family transcriptional regulator encodes MRKLRLALPSMNGFFTFEAAARCGNFARAADELNVTPAAVSRMMGRLEEHIGASLFDRVPGGVTLTEAGRILYEAISRGFSGIEHALREIEDRKTGVETVTLSVSTGFTTHWIMPHMAEIKRAFPSLELRFQLIMSALSGPVSDVDLGMRFVDGPDERHEASYIMPEILVPICSPGYREGQRGSIADVAGQVETLISLGEAQPDWSQVFFPGDPGAATNSMIFSDYAIVVQAAMLGQGVALGWLNVACHWLRTKALVPASPRVKTTGRHCQFVRSRDKPLRPIVADVRDWMIARLGEDVRQVAALYPELHLGPLLERSGSPPAA; translated from the coding sequence ATGCGCAAGCTTCGCCTCGCCTTGCCCTCGATGAATGGTTTCTTCACGTTCGAAGCGGCGGCGCGCTGTGGCAATTTCGCCCGAGCCGCCGACGAACTCAACGTGACGCCGGCCGCCGTCAGCCGGATGATGGGGCGGCTGGAGGAGCATATCGGCGCCAGCCTGTTTGATCGCGTGCCCGGCGGGGTGACGCTGACCGAGGCGGGACGCATCCTCTATGAAGCGATTTCCCGCGGATTTTCCGGCATCGAGCACGCGCTGCGCGAGATCGAGGACCGCAAGACCGGGGTGGAGACGGTTACGCTCTCGGTCTCCACCGGCTTCACCACGCACTGGATCATGCCGCATATGGCGGAGATCAAGCGGGCCTTTCCCTCGCTCGAACTGCGCTTCCAGCTCATCATGTCGGCGCTTTCCGGGCCGGTCAGCGATGTCGATCTCGGCATGCGCTTCGTCGACGGCCCGGATGAACGTCATGAGGCGAGCTACATCATGCCGGAGATTCTGGTGCCGATCTGCAGCCCGGGCTATCGCGAGGGGCAGCGCGGCTCGATCGCCGATGTGGCGGGCCAGGTCGAGACCCTGATCAGTCTCGGCGAAGCGCAGCCGGACTGGTCGCAGGTGTTCTTTCCCGGCGATCCCGGCGCGGCGACCAATTCGATGATCTTTTCCGATTACGCCATCGTCGTGCAGGCGGCGATGCTCGGCCAGGGCGTGGCGCTCGGCTGGCTGAACGTCGCCTGCCACTGGCTGCGGACCAAGGCGCTGGTGCCGGCCAGCCCGCGTGTCAAGACCACCGGCCGGCACTGCCAGTTCGTCCGCTCGCGCGACAAGCCACTACGGCCGATCGTGGCCGATGTCCGCGACTGGATGATCGCCCGGCTCGGCGAGGATGTCCGGCAGGTGGCCGCGCTCTATCCGGAACTCCATCTCGGCCCGCTGCTTGAGCGCAGCGGAAGCCCGCCGGCCGCGTGA
- a CDS encoding outer membrane lipoprotein carrier protein LolA — translation MRSMLRLCAAALLLLPAGLAVAQVPPPPFVPVPPKKPASMMRTAQAGPAAAASGEPGIQVAAVANQRAATETVQRINDYFNSFKTMIGDFVQVDPDGTRQQGQFYILKPGRVLFEYEAPSRIELVADGRSVAVRDKKLKTQDITPLSATPLRFLLSENFNLARNANVTGVYQDDIFATVVIEEKQPMVGTYRLMIMFDAKTMQLKQWTVTDPQGYDTTVAVSNLDTAQRPDPMLFVINR, via the coding sequence ATGCGCTCCATGCTTCGTCTCTGCGCCGCCGCCCTGCTGCTGCTGCCCGCCGGCCTTGCCGTGGCGCAGGTGCCGCCGCCGCCCTTCGTGCCGGTGCCGCCGAAGAAGCCGGCCTCGATGATGCGCACCGCGCAGGCGGGCCCGGCCGCCGCCGCCAGCGGCGAACCCGGCATCCAGGTCGCGGCGGTGGCCAACCAGCGGGCGGCCACCGAGACGGTCCAGCGCATCAATGACTATTTCAACAGCTTCAAGACGATGATCGGCGATTTCGTGCAGGTCGATCCGGACGGCACGCGCCAGCAGGGCCAGTTCTACATTCTCAAGCCGGGGCGGGTGCTGTTCGAATATGAGGCGCCGAGCCGGATCGAACTGGTGGCCGATGGCCGCTCGGTGGCGGTGCGCGACAAGAAGCTGAAGACGCAGGACATCACCCCGCTCTCGGCGACGCCTCTGCGCTTCCTGCTGTCGGAGAACTTCAACCTCGCCCGCAACGCCAATGTGACCGGCGTCTACCAGGACGACATCTTCGCCACGGTCGTGATCGAGGAAAAGCAGCCCATGGTCGGCACCTACCGGCTGATGATCATGTTCGACGCCAAGACCATGCAGCTCAAGCAGTGGACGGTGACCGACCCGCAGGGCTACGACACCACGGTCGCGGTTTCCAATCTCGACACCGCCCAGCGGCCGGACCCGATGCTGTTCGTCATCAACCGCTAG